The following proteins are encoded in a genomic region of Lactiplantibacillus plantarum:
- the hflX gene encoding GTPase HflX: MSETNAQKVQEVIIAGMSKTVANYDYAMSELEALVAANNMHAALRIDQGLEKPNPATFFGKGKVVEIKEVAAANDLHIMVINADLTPSQVRNLEEQTDIQIIDRTGLILEIFGNRARSKEAKLQVKIAQLQYQLPRLRTSISNRLDQQAGAAAGGGGGFTNRGAGETQLELNRRTIQDRISHAKHELKELNKDEVVRRSQRDKAGLPNVALVGYTNAGKSTTMNGLVKLFGKGEDKQVFEKDMLFATLDTSIRQLTFPDNKQLLLSDTVGFVSDLPHNLINAFRSTLAEAANADLLIQVIDYADPHYKEMMATTEKTLKEIGVHDVPMIYAFNKADLTEADYPNQQDDQLIYTARDEASLQALTSMIKAKVFKNYVTTTLLIPFNDGEVVAYLNDHANILKTDYLADGTQLTVELNTVDAQRYEKYVVTPA; encoded by the coding sequence ATGTCTGAAACCAACGCTCAAAAAGTACAAGAAGTCATCATTGCCGGCATGTCTAAAACGGTCGCCAATTACGACTACGCCATGTCCGAGCTAGAAGCGCTCGTTGCAGCCAATAATATGCACGCGGCCCTGCGAATTGACCAAGGATTGGAAAAACCCAACCCGGCCACCTTCTTCGGCAAAGGTAAAGTTGTCGAAATCAAAGAAGTCGCAGCCGCCAACGATTTGCACATTATGGTCATCAACGCGGATCTGACCCCTAGTCAGGTGCGTAACTTAGAGGAACAAACGGACATTCAGATCATCGACCGTACTGGTCTGATCTTAGAAATTTTTGGTAACCGTGCGCGGAGCAAGGAAGCCAAATTGCAAGTTAAGATTGCCCAATTACAATACCAACTTCCCCGATTACGAACGAGTATCTCCAATCGCCTTGACCAACAGGCTGGGGCCGCTGCTGGTGGTGGCGGGGGCTTTACCAACCGTGGTGCTGGTGAAACGCAACTGGAATTAAATCGCCGGACAATTCAAGACCGGATCAGTCACGCGAAGCACGAACTTAAGGAACTCAATAAAGACGAAGTAGTGCGACGTTCACAACGCGATAAAGCTGGGCTCCCCAACGTCGCTTTAGTCGGTTATACCAACGCTGGTAAATCAACGACTATGAATGGTTTAGTGAAACTGTTCGGTAAGGGTGAAGATAAGCAAGTCTTCGAAAAAGACATGCTTTTCGCAACGTTAGATACAAGTATTCGTCAGTTAACCTTCCCTGACAATAAGCAGTTACTGCTCAGTGATACAGTCGGGTTTGTCAGCGACTTGCCGCATAACTTGATCAACGCCTTCCGTTCAACGCTAGCCGAAGCTGCCAATGCTGACTTACTCATTCAAGTCATCGACTACGCCGATCCCCATTACAAGGAAATGATGGCGACCACTGAAAAGACGCTCAAAGAAATCGGTGTGCACGATGTTCCTATGATTTATGCCTTCAATAAAGCTGATTTAACCGAAGCCGACTACCCGAACCAGCAAGATGATCAACTCATCTATACGGCGCGTGATGAGGCCTCACTACAAGCTTTGACCAGTATGATCAAAGCCAAAGTCTTTAAGAATTACGTGACAACAACGTTATTAATCCCGTTCAATGATGGTGAAGTAGTGGCTTACTTGAATGACCACGCCAACATTCTCAAAACGGATTACTTAGCTGATGGCACCCAATTAACAGTCGAACTCAACACTGTCGATGCCCAACGTTATGAAAAATACGTGGTGACACCTGCTTAA